Proteins encoded by one window of Lathyrus oleraceus cultivar Zhongwan6 chromosome 1, CAAS_Psat_ZW6_1.0, whole genome shotgun sequence:
- the LOC127075706 gene encoding 40S ribosomal protein S27-2, whose product MVLQNDIDLLNPPAELEKRKHKLKRLVQSPNSFFMDVKCQGCFNITTVFSHSQTVVVCGNCQTVLCQPTGGKARLTEGCSFRKKGD is encoded by the exons ATG GTTCTTCAAAACGATATTGATCTGTTGAATCCACCGGCTGAACTCGAGAAGAGAAAGCATAAACTTAAACGACTTGTTCAATCGCCTAACTCATTCTTCATG GATGTCAAATGTCAAGGTTGCTTCAATAT AACAACTGTATTCAGCCACTCCCAAACTGTTGTTGTATGTGGTAATTGTCAGACAGTGTTGTGCCAACCAACCGGTGGCAAGGCAAGACTAACAGAGGGATGCTCATTCAGAAAGAAGGGAGATTAG